In Periplaneta americana isolate PAMFEO1 chromosome 4, P.americana_PAMFEO1_priV1, whole genome shotgun sequence, one DNA window encodes the following:
- the LOC138698197 gene encoding uncharacterized protein isoform X1 yields MEWKSLTIFLVIFYFSQEIIAENKCQNCPPVLKDQSGYKQIKLPFSDSAMDKNKIISASILRDGLNSNIKDNRQGGGLLGLLNLEVNSDSAQKQTFHQSNSNPAVLIKQVSKSMRMSPGENVANLAKDYNVIQKNNYVSANKGESNDQQRVSVQGDSLLTSVLGSILEGEEKGSKTIKLDGGDGKPQLLSLPLGNEPISLVNNKLRGDMLTNFDKYKSFGFKDFKSGYVMKTLKDGTQIEQINISPERSFESDVKKFMIFPSQTPSNIFSKFDEGYAMKPSFGLAEFGKLAHINDNIKTSVIHMKGPANNEVLILRNMDEEKLPRNNLIVKKIDIKNEFINDGEKQEMFVTKQVVHHVGIGKEGLVHDDLHKEVVSDAKKHVSNVGKVEKVILEERNVFKPQIDVTGSSKIVKSMKGSSIGGIILKEREPLAASVKTEVRESVIHEGTTNDLESRNIKMSKNVVTQGGQEFVKKMQSAVLNKGSVVDTLVTSKNTKAIVNEVNKKVSFGSLSGSLVNKASDSTPLKPIVVPFTSSKNVGIFNKEGTVGLPFRSLSDSLVSKTSERVLKPNIVTIPPLFASSKKNVGILNRKETVDSFPPPFVPQKNLDILNQKGRVDSIPPSFAVQKNLDTLNRKGRVDIITPPFAPQKNLDNLIRKGRVDSIPPLLAPQKSLDILSNKKRLDSIPLKNAGVFNKEARLVSIDSRKPEKQGTVINKSQNIELISSKPKHYLQVERIEHFNDKDTHTIGLIKEAEKLLESVNMNTKNGVYTYGIVRKEPLMMSKKEGIVMEKTEPNTNIVIIKGTNEGDFGAKQQLTEEKHKSENEKLPLSKMKSFVLPTEVKYSVGSKLLHEIVKHPKEGLGNIKHTNEFGNIARKAEVLTKYFEDSTGNIDQKNKVNHLYGWNGFIGDRKPGRVRKTVTIVVRSEESMLKNGGNILSGGGKIMNTAGTGYHNEYSESLNSDNKGYDTSYLMSNIKYLHSHREILRYLASVLLKKKNARVSLRVVKPTYKISVDYCNKAKNLERKCPHHCSKSQNYLKDSDRFLRKSLSENRLAMGHLRKASFLKDASKKLTFEAKKNQELACQGDSAISSINAEIELYKKIIESFGKRMKSNINSIRVLKEREKILSTKANYYKEAALSVKKSTEFQMSNYKRLKNLSDDHYRKYTEALSIIQQENLRRNLLLEKYEDLHKIIKKSTALLRDIFKKREPAL; encoded by the coding sequence GAAATAATAGCTGAAAATAAGTGCCAGAACTGTCCTCCAGTATTAAAAGACCAATCTGGGTATAAGCAAATCAAACTTCCTTTTTCTGATTCTGCgatggacaaaaataaaatcatatctgCAAGTATATTGAGAGATGGTCTTAATTCGAATATTAAAGATAACCGACAAGGTGGTGGTTTATTGGGACTCTTAAATTTGGAAGTAAATAGCGATAGTGCACAGAAACAGACATTTCATCAAAGCAATAGTAACCCAGCTGTGCTTATTAAACAGGTGTCTAAAAGTATGAGAATGTCACCTGGAGAGAATGTTGCAAACCTTGCAAAGGATTATAAcgtaatacagaaaaataattacGTATCTGCAAACAAAGGAGAAAGTAATGATCAACAGAGAGTGTCTGTACAGGGAGACAGTCTGCTCACTAGTGTGCTTGGCAGTATACTCGAGGGAGaagaaaaaggaagtaaaacaattaaattagaCGGAGGAGACGGTAAACCACAGCTGCTAAGTCTGCCGTTAGGAAATGAGCCTATCTCTCTTGTTAACAATAAACTTAGGGGAGACATGCTAACAAACTTTGACAAATATAAGTCATTCGGATTTAAAGACTTCAAAAGTGGTTATGTTATGAAAACTCTCAAGGATGGAACACAAATcgagcaaataaatatttcacCGGAAAGATCTTTCGAATCGGATGTAAAGAAGTTCATGATATTTCCATCCCAAACACCTAGCAACATTTTCAGCAAATTTGATGAAGGTTATGCAATGAAACCCAGCTTTGGACTGGCAGAATTTGGAAAACTGGCACATATTAACGATAATATAAAAACCAGTGTTATACACATGAAAGGACCTGCAAATAATGAAGTACTAATCCTCCGGAACATGGATGAAGAGAAACTACCCAGAAATAATCTTATAGTTAAgaaaatagatataaaaaatgaattcattaatGACGGAGAAAAACAAGAAATGTTTGTTACAAAACAAGTCGTCCATCACGTAGGAATAGGCAAGGAAGGTTTAGTGCATGATGATTTGCATAAAGAAGTGGTTAGTGACGCAAAGAAACACGTTTCAAATGTGGGTAAAGTAGAAAAAGTTATACTAGAAGAGCGCAATGTGTTTAAACCGCAAATTGATGTTACCGGAAGCTCAAAAATTGTGAAATCCATGAAAGGCAGTAGTATAGGCGGTATAATTTTAAAAGAGAGAGAGCCTCTCGCAGCATCCGTGAAAACCGAAGTACGTGAAAGTGTAATTCATGAAGGAACTACAAATGACTTAGAATCAAGAAACATTAaaatgagtaaaaatgtagttACACAAGGAGGGCAAGAATTTGTTAAGAAAATGCAGTCTGCTGTTTTGAATAAGGGATCTGTCGTTGATACACTAGTTACATCGAAGAATACAAAGGCCATCGTCAATGAAGTGAACAAAAAAGTCTCATTTGGAAGTTTATCAGGGTCGTTGGTAAATAAGGCATCTGATAGTACACCTTTGAAACCAATAGTAGTACCTTTTACTTCATCAAAGAATGTAGGTATTTTTAACAAAGAAGGAACAGTAGGACTACCATTCAGAAGTTTATCAGACTCATTAGTAAGTAAGACATCTGAAAGAGTTTTGAAACCAAACATAGTAACTATTCCACCATTATTTGCTTCATCAAAGAAGAATGTAGGTATTTTGAACAGAAAAGAAACAGTGGATTCCTTTCCACCACCCTTTGTTCCACAAAAGAATTTAGATATTTTGAACCAGAAAGGAAGAGTGGATTCCATTCCACCATCATTTGCAGTACAAAAGAATTTAGATACTTTGAACAGAAAAGGAAGAGTGGATATAATTACACCACCATTTGCGCCACAAAAGAATTTAGATAATTTGATCAGAAAAGGAAGAGTAGATTCTATTCCACCATTACTTGCGCCACAAAAGAGCTTAGATATTTTGAGTAATAAAAAAAGATTGGATTCCATCCCATTAAAGAATGCAGGTGTTTTTAATAAAGAAGCAAGGTTAGTGTCCATAGATTCAAGAAAACCAGAAAAACAAGGGACAGTCATAAATAAGAGTCAGAATATCGAATTGATAAGCAGTAAACCCAAACACTATTTACAAGTCGAAAGAATTGAACATTTTAATGATAAAGATACACATACAATTGGTCTAATAAAAGAGGCCGAAAAGTTGTTGGAATCGGTGAATATGAACACCAAAAATGGGGTATACACTTACGGAATTGTAAGGAAAGAACCACTTATGATGAGCAAAAAAGAAGGCATAGTAATGGAAAAAACAGAACCAAATACaaatattgtgataataaaaGGAACTAACGAAGGAGATTTTGGAGCAAAACAACAATTAACGGAAGAAAAACATAAGTCCGAGAATGAGAAGCTGCCGTTGTCTAAAATGAAGTCATTCGTTTTACCGACTGAAGTGAAATACAGTGTAGGATCGAAGCTTTTACATGAAATAGTCAAACATCCGAAAGAAGGTTTAGGTAATATAAAACACACGAACGAATTTGGAAACATTGCGAGAAAGGCTGAGGTTCTTACCAAATATTTTGAAGATAGTACAGGAAATATTGACCAGAAAAATAAAGTTAATCATTTATATGGATGGAATGGATTCATAGGAGACCGAAAACCTGGTAGAGTTAGAAAGACAGTAACTATAGTTGTTCGTTCTGAAGAATCTATGTTGAAGAACGGAGGCAACATTCTTTCTGGAGGTGGAAAAATAATGAATACTGCAGGAACAGGATATCACAACGAATATTCTGAAAGCTTAAATTCGGATAATAAAGGGTACGATACAAGTTATTTaatgtcaaatataaaatatttgcattCACATCGTGAAATATTAAGATATCTTGCTTCCGTATTACTCAAGAAAAAGAATGCAAGAGTATCCTTACGTGTAGTGAAACCTACCTACAAAATAAGTGTTGACTACTGTAACAAGGCGAAAAACTTAGAAAGAAAATGTCCTCACCATTGCTCAAAATCTCAGAATTATTTGAAAGATAGTGATAGATTTTTAAGAAAATCTCTTTCTGAAAATAGACTTGCAATGGGGCACCTGAGGAAGGCTTCTTTTCTTAAAGATGCTTCCAAAAAGTTGACATTTGAAGCGAAAAAGAATCAAGAACTTGCATGTCAAGGAGATTCAGCTATTTCATCCATCAACGCGGAAATCGAGCTGTATAAGAAAATTATCGAATCGTTTGGAAAGAGAATGAAAAGCAATATTAACTCAATTAGAGTACTGAAAGAGCGAGAAAAAATATTGTCCACAAAGGCTAACTACTATAAAGAAGCTGCTTTAAGTGTGAAGAAGAGTACGGAATTTCAAATGAGTAATTACAAAAGATTAAAGAATCTTTCAGATGACCATTACCGGAAGTACACAGAAGCTCTGAGCATTATACAACAAGAAAATCTTAGAAGAAATTTGTTACTAGAGAAATATGAAGATTTACACAAGATAATTAAAAAAAGCACGGCATTATTAAGGGACATTTTTAAAAAGAGGGAGCCAGCTTTGTAA